In the Thermococcus sp. MAR1 genome, one interval contains:
- a CDS encoding phosphoribosyltransferase — protein MKKFPAYLASWDDIERWAKEGAWKVLEDGWRPDVIVGLARGGWVAARLYCDYLGVKDLVSLKVEHWGVTATPDGKARLKYGSNYDLGGKKVLIVDDISDTGESLTLAKNYVEEQKPAEIKVATLLTIKGSRFKPDYYGEEIDWAWIVFPWNFVEDMINLVNNLFEEKDALTTDEIIELFKELHGMDVPKGKLEEALRMAERRKVFKFREGAWRRA, from the coding sequence ATGAAGAAGTTTCCGGCTTATCTCGCTTCTTGGGATGACATAGAAAGGTGGGCAAAGGAAGGTGCCTGGAAGGTTCTGGAGGACGGCTGGAGGCCCGACGTTATAGTCGGCCTCGCCAGAGGCGGCTGGGTTGCGGCGAGGCTCTACTGCGACTACCTCGGCGTCAAGGACCTCGTCAGCCTCAAGGTCGAGCACTGGGGCGTTACAGCAACTCCAGACGGAAAAGCCAGACTCAAGTACGGAAGCAACTACGACCTTGGAGGCAAGAAGGTTCTCATAGTGGACGACATCAGCGACACCGGGGAGAGCCTAACGCTCGCAAAGAACTACGTCGAGGAACAGAAGCCGGCAGAGATAAAAGTTGCAACGCTCCTCACCATAAAGGGCTCGCGCTTCAAGCCGGACTACTACGGCGAGGAAATCGACTGGGCATGGATAGTGTTCCCATGGAACTTTGTCGAGGACATGATAAACCTCGTGAACAACCTCTTCGAGGAGAAGGATGCCTTGACCACGGATGAAATCATCGAGCTGTTCAAGGAACTCCACGGTATGGATGTTCCGAAGGGTAAGCTAGAGGAAGCCCTCCGCATGGCCGAAAGAAGGAAGGTTTTTAAATTCCGGGAGGGTGCCTGGCGCAGGGCATGA
- a CDS encoding metal ABC transporter solute-binding protein, Zn/Mn family: MRRLLIIMILIASMIAPFAGAASEKPLVVTSIAPIASIVQDAFGDSVEVVYLIPPGADPHEYQLTASQIELLRKADVIVTTGGHLPVEKKIAELKEEGTITGEALFLEDYKREGFRYLPEHWYNDKDNPHGVWLDPTNALAIAKATEKALEKADPVNAEEYLAGYRDFEVRVRTIVEAYHALVDENHTAVIQMPPDQYALEWLGIKAIASIKPEEEVPAMGVDELLPTAAKADVVVYAVDSPDQLKDAAKELSAKSGKPSAKIRVFWKDEPYTEVLRENSAEIIRALGGKAPEEGPATRVNVNRYVAVSLVVGIVLGTALGVVLKK; the protein is encoded by the coding sequence ATGAGGAGGTTACTGATAATCATGATTCTCATCGCCAGCATGATAGCACCGTTCGCAGGCGCGGCGAGTGAGAAACCCCTCGTAGTTACAAGCATAGCCCCGATTGCTTCGATAGTTCAGGACGCCTTCGGAGACTCCGTTGAGGTCGTCTACCTCATTCCACCAGGAGCCGACCCCCACGAGTACCAGCTGACCGCGAGCCAGATCGAACTCCTGAGGAAAGCCGACGTGATAGTAACCACCGGCGGCCATCTTCCGGTGGAGAAGAAGATAGCTGAGCTGAAGGAGGAAGGGACGATAACGGGTGAGGCGCTCTTTCTTGAGGATTACAAACGTGAGGGCTTCCGCTATCTCCCAGAACACTGGTACAACGATAAGGACAACCCCCACGGTGTCTGGCTTGACCCCACGAACGCGCTGGCCATAGCTAAGGCCACCGAAAAAGCCCTTGAGAAAGCTGACCCCGTTAACGCCGAGGAGTATCTCGCTGGATACAGAGATTTCGAGGTGAGGGTGAGGACGATAGTGGAAGCCTACCACGCCCTCGTTGATGAGAACCACACCGCAGTGATTCAGATGCCCCCCGACCAGTACGCTCTGGAATGGCTTGGAATCAAGGCAATCGCCTCAATAAAGCCGGAGGAAGAGGTGCCTGCCATGGGTGTGGATGAACTCCTTCCCACCGCGGCCAAGGCGGACGTTGTGGTCTACGCCGTGGACAGTCCCGACCAGCTGAAGGATGCCGCAAAGGAGCTGTCCGCCAAGAGTGGGAAGCCGTCCGCCAAGATAAGGGTCTTCTGGAAGGATGAGCCGTACACCGAAGTTCTCAGGGAGAACAGCGCCGAGATAATCCGGGCACTCGGAGGAAAGGCACCGGAGGAAGGACCCGCGACGAGGGTCAACGTGAACCGCTACGTTGCAGTCTCCCTCGTGGTTGGAATCGTTCTGGGAACGGCGCTGGGTGTGGTTCTCAAGAAGTGA
- a CDS encoding ABC transporter permease translates to MKKSGSELFKSLNVRPFIESLIAIFVGFLIGAIVLLAFGYNPFEAYYWLFQGALGSTRGIASTLKYATPIMLTALTFAIGTRTGIFNIGAEGSFYFGAIAAVIFTNVWNNMLFGLVMGMLLGALWALPAAVLKVYRGVHEVISTIMLNWIGWFFVLWLIVGPYANPNDPNKTIRIPVEARLPEIGYGLSIAVIIAVIASLLTYFLLWHTTMGFGMRASGMNEKAARYAGMNPKMAVMWSFLIGGLLSGLGGAMKIMGEGPTYAISQGGANIYGFGFDGIGVALVGRNHPLGIILAAIFFGMLRAGTALMQAQAQVPLEIIKVIQGIIVITVAIPSLYDLIKKAIHRGAAQ, encoded by the coding sequence ATGAAGAAATCAGGAAGTGAGCTCTTCAAATCCCTGAACGTCCGCCCGTTCATCGAGAGCCTTATAGCTATATTCGTTGGCTTCCTCATAGGTGCAATAGTCCTCCTGGCTTTCGGCTACAACCCCTTTGAGGCCTACTACTGGCTCTTCCAGGGCGCACTAGGCTCCACCAGGGGTATCGCCTCGACCCTCAAGTACGCCACCCCTATAATGCTCACGGCACTGACCTTCGCGATAGGCACCAGGACGGGAATATTCAACATAGGTGCAGAAGGCTCCTTCTACTTCGGAGCAATAGCGGCGGTGATATTCACCAACGTCTGGAACAACATGCTCTTCGGCCTCGTCATGGGTATGCTCCTCGGAGCACTCTGGGCCTTGCCTGCGGCGGTTCTCAAGGTCTACCGCGGCGTTCACGAGGTCATCTCAACAATCATGCTCAACTGGATAGGCTGGTTCTTCGTGCTCTGGCTTATAGTTGGGCCATACGCCAACCCCAACGATCCCAATAAGACCATCAGAATTCCCGTAGAGGCCAGACTTCCCGAAATCGGCTATGGCCTTTCGATAGCCGTCATAATCGCGGTAATCGCCTCACTGCTGACGTACTTCCTGCTCTGGCACACGACCATGGGCTTTGGAATGCGCGCCAGCGGAATGAACGAGAAAGCCGCGCGCTACGCCGGAATGAACCCGAAGATGGCCGTCATGTGGTCGTTCCTCATCGGTGGCCTGCTCAGCGGACTGGGTGGTGCCATGAAGATAATGGGTGAGGGGCCGACGTACGCCATCAGCCAGGGAGGAGCTAACATCTACGGCTTCGGTTTTGACGGTATCGGTGTCGCCCTGGTCGGAAGAAACCATCCACTCGGAATCATCCTCGCGGCGATCTTCTTCGGGATGCTCCGCGCTGGAACGGCTCTAATGCAGGCGCAAGCCCAGGTTCCTCTGGAGATCATCAAGGTCATACAGGGAATCATAGTCATAACCGTTGCCATCCCGAGCCTGTACGACCTGATTAAGAAGGCCATCCACAGGGGGGCTGCCCAATGA
- the cysS gene encoding cysteine--tRNA ligase gives MAIRVYNTLTKQKEEFRPIREGEVRMYVCGPTVYDYTHLGHARTYIAFDVIRRYLEHRGYTVLMVMNFTDIDDKIIRRANETGEDPKELAERFLRYFLEDMKALKVKPADIYPRVTEHIEDIIDFVKKLEEKGYAYEGSDGVYFEVQRFREYGKLSGIKLEELRKGARVEPGEGKRNPEDFALWKKAKPGEPKWESPWGEGRPGWHIECSTMSTKYLGESFDIHGGGNDLIFPHHENEIAQTEACTGQQWVKYWLHTGFLMVNGEKMSKSLGNFVTIREMLERYDPEVIRLFVLQRHYRSPLDYTEEGMEHAKNNLERLYNTLENIRIALEKAEISFKWGKEEFEAYEAIRNARERFYKAMDDDFNTAEALKAVFEVSNAVNRYLTKVEKPKESILRKAWEFFRIVSEVFGLFEDYFREQRAGEEEGLINLLIEVRAQLRKERNFALADKIRAQLREMGIQLEDTPQGTIWKRVKV, from the coding sequence ATGGCCATAAGAGTGTACAACACCCTGACGAAACAGAAGGAGGAGTTCAGGCCCATTAGAGAAGGCGAGGTCAGGATGTACGTCTGTGGGCCGACGGTTTACGATTACACTCATCTCGGGCATGCCAGAACTTACATAGCCTTTGACGTCATCAGGAGGTACCTGGAGCACCGCGGTTACACGGTTCTAATGGTCATGAACTTCACGGACATAGACGACAAGATAATCCGGAGAGCCAACGAGACCGGGGAAGACCCAAAGGAGCTGGCCGAGCGCTTTTTGAGATACTTCCTTGAGGACATGAAGGCCCTCAAGGTCAAGCCAGCCGATATTTACCCGCGCGTTACCGAGCACATCGAGGACATCATAGACTTTGTGAAAAAGCTGGAGGAGAAGGGCTACGCCTACGAAGGCTCTGACGGCGTTTACTTCGAGGTTCAGAGGTTCAGGGAGTACGGAAAGCTCAGCGGGATAAAGCTTGAAGAGCTCAGGAAGGGTGCAAGAGTTGAGCCCGGTGAGGGCAAGAGGAACCCCGAAGACTTTGCCCTCTGGAAGAAGGCCAAGCCAGGGGAGCCCAAATGGGAAAGCCCATGGGGCGAGGGAAGGCCCGGCTGGCACATAGAGTGCTCCACGATGAGCACCAAGTACCTCGGAGAGAGCTTCGACATCCACGGCGGCGGCAACGACCTCATCTTCCCGCACCACGAGAACGAGATAGCCCAGACCGAGGCATGCACCGGCCAGCAGTGGGTCAAATACTGGCTCCACACCGGCTTCCTGATGGTCAACGGCGAGAAGATGAGCAAGAGCCTCGGCAACTTCGTGACGATACGGGAGATGCTCGAACGCTACGACCCAGAGGTCATCAGACTCTTCGTCCTCCAGAGGCACTACCGCTCGCCGCTCGACTACACGGAGGAGGGCATGGAACACGCCAAGAACAACCTTGAGCGTCTGTATAACACCCTTGAGAACATAAGGATTGCACTTGAAAAGGCCGAGATTTCCTTCAAGTGGGGTAAAGAAGAGTTCGAGGCCTACGAGGCCATAAGAAACGCGAGGGAGAGGTTCTACAAGGCGATGGACGACGACTTCAACACGGCAGAGGCGCTCAAGGCCGTCTTCGAGGTAAGCAACGCAGTCAACAGGTATCTGACAAAGGTTGAGAAGCCGAAGGAGAGCATCCTCAGGAAGGCGTGGGAGTTCTTCAGGATCGTCAGCGAGGTCTTCGGTCTCTTCGAGGACTACTTCAGGGAGCAGAGGGCCGGTGAGGAGGAGGGGCTAATCAACCTTCTTATCGAGGTCCGCGCCCAGCTCAGGAAGGAGAGGAACTTTGCCCTAGCGGACAAGATAAGGGCCCAGCTCAGGGAGATGGGCATTCAGCTCGAAGACACACCACAGGGAACGATATGGAAAAGAGTTAAGGTCTGA
- a CDS encoding DUF4932 domain-containing protein: protein MKRLWALIILTLFIGAIAPQVTGYDVTGKVSVGISPNSELLSVVYYLAFGRSDPFVIDRGSYVDEVDSYFAPYRNHRAVQMLREHLEKAASISERDLRLFYTEYYLLLCTEPPELQPWGNIDDPWTLDFIEALRDFARESNFMTFYRTHQDYYREDLGIYTNALSLLPPDEFLSRYTDVSNVRFEFLHPFLVAIHGHSFNPVRDGVHIYGAGGMVPLVRRDPQRTAWSYKTARDTMFGLPLNRDYVNNTGLDELIYLGFVYHELGHDITLPGLYANYGDTYSLAYLEEAIEEDMPYLARYDIHFWDRTGMIYEGFADGWLDFALSRVDPDYAALAVWLQRAWGEFWIDEVLQLYGKYAAMSVGNSVPIDDYVDEMLVDLRAMIPPGNAGKLYSERVPVTPLRAFDRGAVTGKVVVVYGTQNPDPKGTEYDRETAELIADNLKIFYSQWNGSVEIVVKADVNVTEDELGENLVLVGGPAANSIVAEMQEHFPLRFVKEGNYWVIDHSINWSVASFIITENESDPVLKGQLDLSDDITAALLLAVRNSNNPRNYIVWIAGADRYGTRLFRNPTYYLSSYEIFTGKEIEMGFYVQPLSPS, encoded by the coding sequence ATGAAGCGACTGTGGGCTTTAATAATCCTCACGCTTTTCATCGGAGCAATCGCGCCGCAGGTGACCGGCTACGATGTGACCGGAAAGGTGAGCGTCGGGATAAGTCCCAACTCCGAGCTGCTGAGCGTGGTTTACTACCTTGCCTTTGGACGGAGCGACCCCTTCGTCATAGACCGTGGCAGTTATGTCGATGAGGTTGATTCGTACTTTGCTCCCTACAGGAACCACCGCGCGGTTCAAATGCTTCGAGAACACCTTGAAAAGGCCGCTTCCATCTCGGAGAGGGATCTCAGGCTGTTCTACACCGAATACTACCTCCTTCTCTGCACGGAACCTCCTGAGCTCCAGCCCTGGGGGAACATCGACGACCCCTGGACCCTCGACTTCATCGAGGCCCTTAGGGACTTCGCCAGGGAGAGCAACTTCATGACCTTTTACAGAACCCACCAGGATTACTACCGAGAAGACCTCGGGATATACACGAACGCGCTCTCGCTCCTGCCACCGGACGAGTTCCTGAGCAGATACACGGACGTTTCCAACGTTCGCTTCGAATTCCTGCACCCGTTCCTGGTGGCGATACACGGCCACAGCTTCAACCCCGTCAGGGACGGCGTCCATATATACGGGGCCGGGGGAATGGTGCCGCTCGTGAGGCGCGACCCACAGAGGACGGCCTGGAGCTACAAGACCGCTAGAGACACGATGTTCGGCCTGCCCCTCAACAGGGACTACGTGAACAACACCGGCCTCGACGAGCTTATCTACCTGGGCTTCGTCTACCACGAGCTGGGCCACGACATTACTCTACCGGGCCTCTACGCCAACTACGGCGACACCTACTCGCTGGCCTACCTGGAGGAGGCCATTGAGGAGGACATGCCATACCTCGCGCGCTACGACATTCACTTCTGGGACCGGACGGGAATGATATACGAGGGCTTCGCCGACGGCTGGCTGGACTTCGCTCTATCTAGAGTCGATCCGGACTACGCAGCTCTGGCGGTGTGGCTCCAGAGGGCCTGGGGCGAGTTCTGGATAGACGAGGTGCTCCAGCTCTACGGCAAGTACGCGGCAATGAGCGTCGGGAACTCCGTCCCCATTGACGACTACGTGGACGAGATGCTCGTTGACCTGAGGGCAATGATTCCCCCAGGGAATGCCGGAAAGCTCTACAGCGAGCGCGTCCCGGTGACCCCGCTGAGGGCCTTCGACAGGGGCGCCGTTACGGGAAAAGTCGTGGTGGTCTACGGAACGCAAAACCCAGACCCAAAGGGAACGGAATACGACAGAGAAACCGCTGAACTCATAGCCGACAACCTAAAGATCTTCTACTCCCAATGGAACGGAAGCGTGGAGATAGTCGTTAAAGCCGACGTGAACGTGACGGAAGATGAACTTGGAGAAAACCTTGTTCTTGTTGGAGGTCCAGCGGCGAACTCGATTGTCGCTGAAATGCAGGAGCACTTCCCGCTGCGCTTTGTGAAGGAAGGGAACTACTGGGTGATTGACCACAGCATCAATTGGAGCGTCGCTTCGTTCATAATAACGGAGAACGAGAGCGACCCAGTGCTGAAAGGGCAGCTCGATCTGTCCGATGACATCACCGCAGCGCTCCTGCTTGCGGTGAGAAACTCCAACAACCCCAGGAACTACATCGTCTGGATAGCCGGAGCGGACCGCTACGGCACCAGACTCTTCAGAAACCCGACGTACTACCTTTCAAGCTACGAGATATTTACGGGAAAAGAGATAGAGATGGGTTTCTACGTTCAGCCACTTTCCCCTTCCTGA
- the ftsY gene encoding signal recognition particle-docking protein FtsY yields the protein MLGKLKEKLGSFVDKVSQTEISEKDVENALWDLEIELLEADVALETVEELKERIKEKLVGQKVKIGTNKKALVEEAVREAVLEVLTPEKKIDLLELIRSKKEKPFVIAFVGFNGSGKTTTIAKLANFLKKNGLGVVIAASDTFRAGAIEQVEEHAKRVGVRVIKHSYGADPAAVAYDAIQHAKARGLDVVLIDTAGRNELNRNLMDEMKKIARVTKPDLVIFVGDSLAGNSVVEQAKQFNEAVKIDGVILTKLDADARGGAALSISHAIGAPILFVGVGQGYDDLKPFDEKWFVERIFGE from the coding sequence ATGCTGGGAAAACTCAAGGAGAAGTTAGGCTCATTTGTGGACAAGGTCTCGCAGACTGAAATAAGCGAGAAGGACGTTGAAAACGCCCTCTGGGATCTGGAGATAGAGCTTCTCGAGGCGGACGTCGCCCTCGAAACCGTTGAGGAGCTCAAAGAGAGGATAAAGGAGAAACTCGTCGGCCAGAAGGTAAAAATAGGGACGAACAAGAAGGCACTGGTTGAAGAAGCAGTCCGTGAGGCCGTCCTTGAGGTTCTGACGCCGGAGAAGAAGATAGACCTCCTTGAGCTGATTCGGTCAAAGAAGGAGAAGCCCTTCGTCATAGCCTTCGTGGGCTTCAACGGCTCCGGAAAGACGACGACCATAGCCAAGCTCGCCAACTTTTTGAAAAAGAACGGCCTCGGAGTCGTCATAGCCGCGAGCGACACCTTCAGGGCTGGAGCGATAGAGCAGGTTGAGGAGCACGCGAAGCGCGTCGGCGTCAGGGTCATCAAGCACTCCTACGGCGCCGACCCGGCGGCTGTTGCTTACGATGCAATCCAGCACGCGAAGGCCAGGGGGCTGGATGTCGTCCTCATAGACACCGCCGGAAGGAACGAGCTGAACAGGAACCTCATGGACGAGATGAAGAAGATAGCGCGCGTAACCAAGCCTGACCTCGTCATCTTTGTCGGTGACAGCTTAGCAGGCAACTCGGTGGTGGAGCAGGCAAAGCAGTTCAATGAGGCCGTAAAGATAGACGGAGTAATCCTCACAAAGCTCGACGCCGATGCACGGGGTGGTGCAGCTCTAAGCATAAGCCATGCCATCGGTGCTCCCATACTCTTCGTCGGCGTCGGCCAGGGCTACGACGACTTAAAGCCGTTCGACGAGAAGTGGTTCGTGGAGAGGATTTTTGGAGAATAA
- a CDS encoding BMP family protein produces the protein MKKLFSLFLIGLLALGVVASGCISSGGEKESTTGAIAIVYDVGGRGDLSFNDMAYLGASKAAKDFDLELVELQSNSEDDYVKNLETLASQKKYLVIIAVGFMMTDAVKQVADEYPDQKFAIIDGYIPDKDNVMSILFKENEGSALAGALAGLIAANSGKDKVGIVLGMEIPVLYKFEAGYRFGVKWAEDYYKQHEGKEVSIDVIYQYTGTFNDAAKGKAAARAQLAQGAWVIYQVAGGTGLGVFDAVSEVLDSQGKKMGPPFAIGVDSAQDWIKPGVIIASMMKRVDVGVYTAVKDAVEGNFKGGIVELGLKEGGVGISTVDDVMAMFDSLPEDTQKQKLKDLGFNSKDELKKYLEDTRAQVPNWIWEAVNDLAGKIKTGTIKVPAPMDKEGIEKVRAAKTWQEMMELAK, from the coding sequence ATGAAGAAGCTGTTTAGCCTGTTTTTAATTGGACTCCTGGCCCTCGGTGTAGTGGCCAGCGGCTGCATTTCTTCAGGTGGTGAAAAGGAATCCACTACGGGCGCCATTGCCATCGTTTATGACGTTGGCGGCAGGGGTGACCTGAGCTTCAACGATATGGCGTACCTTGGTGCCTCCAAGGCGGCAAAGGACTTCGATCTGGAGCTGGTCGAGCTTCAGAGCAACAGTGAGGACGACTACGTCAAGAACCTTGAGACCCTCGCAAGCCAGAAGAAGTACCTAGTTATTATAGCCGTCGGCTTCATGATGACGGACGCCGTCAAGCAGGTTGCCGATGAATATCCAGACCAGAAGTTCGCCATAATCGATGGCTACATCCCTGACAAGGACAACGTCATGAGCATTCTCTTCAAGGAAAACGAAGGTTCGGCCCTTGCCGGTGCTCTCGCAGGTCTTATAGCGGCCAACAGCGGCAAGGACAAGGTTGGAATAGTCCTTGGCATGGAGATACCGGTTCTCTACAAGTTCGAAGCCGGCTACCGCTTCGGTGTCAAGTGGGCCGAGGACTACTACAAGCAGCACGAGGGCAAGGAGGTCAGCATAGACGTCATCTACCAGTACACCGGAACCTTCAACGACGCCGCCAAGGGTAAGGCGGCCGCCAGGGCCCAGCTCGCCCAGGGTGCGTGGGTCATCTACCAGGTCGCTGGTGGAACCGGTCTCGGTGTCTTCGACGCCGTTTCAGAGGTCCTTGACTCCCAGGGCAAGAAGATGGGTCCGCCCTTCGCTATCGGTGTTGACTCAGCCCAGGACTGGATAAAGCCGGGCGTTATAATAGCCAGCATGATGAAGCGTGTTGACGTCGGTGTCTACACTGCAGTTAAGGACGCCGTCGAGGGCAACTTTAAGGGTGGTATCGTCGAGCTTGGCCTCAAGGAGGGCGGTGTTGGCATAAGCACCGTGGACGACGTTATGGCCATGTTCGACTCGCTTCCTGAGGACACCCAGAAGCAGAAGCTTAAAGACCTCGGTTTCAACAGTAAGGACGAGCTCAAGAAGTACCTCGAGGACACCAGGGCCCAGGTTCCCAACTGGATATGGGAAGCCGTGAACGATCTTGCGGGCAAGATCAAGACCGGTACCATCAAGGTTCCGGCTCCGATGGACAAGGAAGGCATAGAGAAGGTCCGCGCCGCTAAGACCTGGCAGGAAATGATGGAGCTCGCCAAGTGA
- a CDS encoding ABC transporter permease, with translation MNVGDVLTVLFTSLMAMVPIVLTSVGAAWSERAGVVSIGYEGVLLMSAFFGAIFAELAHNALVGLIGGILIGVLLGMLHGALTVYLKGDHVIPGIGINLLAMGVVPFGILAYWGTAGQHQLPHDAQMWHWKTPYGELSPMVFVTVLIAIVTWWVLFKTPLGLRVRSVGENPEAADALGINVEKYRFWSTVYGHALAGLGGAFMSVDWLGLVHKTMSGGRGFIALANMVFSGWNPLVSLIGGWLFGFFDALATWLAPKHIIPGQFILMLPYIMTIIIVAGIIGKARPPKWDGRPYKRE, from the coding sequence ATGAACGTTGGTGACGTCCTCACGGTACTTTTCACGTCTCTCATGGCCATGGTGCCGATAGTGCTCACTAGCGTTGGTGCCGCCTGGAGCGAGCGCGCCGGTGTGGTCAGCATTGGCTACGAGGGCGTTCTTCTGATGAGTGCCTTTTTCGGTGCTATATTCGCTGAGCTTGCGCACAACGCCCTCGTTGGCCTCATTGGCGGAATACTCATAGGCGTCCTGCTCGGAATGCTCCACGGTGCCCTTACGGTCTACCTTAAGGGCGACCACGTCATCCCTGGTATAGGCATCAACCTGCTCGCCATGGGTGTGGTTCCCTTCGGCATACTGGCCTACTGGGGAACCGCTGGCCAGCATCAGCTTCCCCACGATGCCCAGATGTGGCACTGGAAAACTCCCTACGGCGAGCTGAGCCCGATGGTCTTCGTGACCGTATTGATAGCCATCGTGACTTGGTGGGTGCTCTTCAAAACCCCCCTTGGACTGCGCGTTAGGTCGGTCGGTGAGAACCCTGAGGCGGCAGACGCGCTGGGCATAAACGTCGAGAAGTACAGGTTCTGGTCAACGGTCTACGGACACGCTTTGGCCGGTCTCGGCGGGGCATTCATGAGCGTTGACTGGCTCGGGCTGGTTCACAAGACTATGTCTGGAGGCAGGGGTTTCATAGCCCTCGCCAACATGGTCTTTAGTGGCTGGAATCCGCTGGTCTCACTGATAGGCGGCTGGCTCTTCGGATTCTTCGATGCCCTCGCCACGTGGCTGGCACCGAAGCACATAATCCCCGGGCAGTTCATTCTCATGCTGCCCTACATAATGACCATCATCATTGTGGCGGGGATAATAGGCAAGGCCAGACCGCCGAAGTGGGACGGAAGGCCCTACAAGAGGGAGTGA
- a CDS encoding ABC transporter ATP-binding protein encodes MERTPIIEMKGIVKVYPDGTKALKGVDLTVYKGEILGLLGENGAGKTTLMKILFGMLHPTSGKIFIRGEEVRFKSPSDAIAHGIGMVHQHFTLVEVFDALHNIILGMEGHGLFSKIDVDRATGKLQELMDNLNFKVPLDVPVEDLPVGVQQRIEILKMLFRDVDVLILDEPTAVLTPIEVEELFAVLKKLKAEGKTIIFISHKLNEVMELTDRVTVIRKGEVIGTVNTSEATPQLLARMMVGRDVVLRIQKPPKEPGEPILEIKDLWVKGDRGEDAVKGLSFEVRAGEIFGIAGVEGNGQTELIEAITGLRRPEKGHVILNGAEITGRSPKELYEAGMAHIPEDRTHMGLILNMTVTENAILGLQWMKEFQRWKGTIDWNKAREHTERLIEEFEIVAPGVDAPVKSLSGGNQQKLIVAREVSKKPVLIVASQPTRGVDVASTEYIRNYLVKLRNEGKAVLLVSADLDEVVQLSDRMGIIYEGEFMGIVKPEEVTTEEIGMMMGGIRYEEIRK; translated from the coding sequence ATGGAGAGGACGCCAATAATCGAGATGAAGGGAATAGTCAAGGTGTATCCTGATGGCACTAAGGCCCTCAAGGGCGTTGACCTTACCGTGTATAAAGGCGAGATTTTGGGTCTCCTCGGTGAGAACGGCGCCGGAAAGACCACCCTTATGAAAATCCTTTTCGGTATGCTCCACCCAACCTCGGGTAAAATCTTCATAAGGGGCGAGGAGGTCAGGTTCAAAAGCCCCTCCGATGCCATCGCTCACGGCATCGGTATGGTTCATCAGCATTTCACGCTCGTTGAGGTTTTCGATGCCCTCCACAACATAATCCTGGGCATGGAGGGCCATGGACTGTTTTCAAAGATTGACGTTGATAGGGCCACCGGGAAGCTTCAGGAGCTTATGGATAACCTCAACTTCAAGGTCCCCCTGGACGTCCCGGTGGAGGACCTGCCCGTTGGAGTCCAGCAGAGAATTGAAATCCTAAAGATGCTCTTCAGGGACGTTGACGTTCTCATACTCGATGAGCCAACGGCGGTACTAACGCCAATTGAGGTCGAGGAACTCTTTGCCGTTCTCAAGAAGCTGAAGGCCGAGGGGAAGACGATAATCTTCATCAGCCACAAGCTCAACGAGGTCATGGAGCTCACCGACCGCGTCACCGTCATTAGGAAGGGTGAGGTCATAGGAACCGTCAACACGAGCGAGGCAACGCCGCAGTTACTCGCGAGGATGATGGTTGGAAGGGACGTGGTTCTCAGGATACAGAAGCCTCCAAAAGAACCCGGGGAGCCTATACTTGAGATCAAAGACCTCTGGGTTAAAGGAGATAGGGGCGAGGATGCCGTTAAGGGTCTGTCCTTCGAGGTAAGGGCCGGTGAGATATTCGGAATAGCCGGCGTCGAGGGCAACGGTCAGACGGAGCTCATCGAGGCAATAACCGGACTTAGGAGGCCCGAAAAAGGGCATGTGATTCTGAATGGGGCTGAGATAACTGGTAGAAGCCCTAAGGAACTCTATGAGGCGGGAATGGCCCACATCCCAGAGGACAGAACCCACATGGGACTGATACTCAACATGACCGTCACGGAGAACGCTATCCTCGGTCTCCAGTGGATGAAAGAGTTCCAGCGCTGGAAGGGAACGATAGACTGGAACAAGGCCAGGGAGCACACGGAGAGGCTCATTGAGGAGTTCGAGATAGTTGCCCCGGGTGTTGACGCCCCGGTCAAGAGCCTCAGCGGCGGCAACCAGCAGAAGCTCATCGTTGCAAGGGAGGTCAGCAAGAAGCCCGTGCTCATAGTGGCCTCTCAGCCCACGAGGGGTGTTGACGTCGCCTCGACCGAATACATCAGGAACTATCTCGTAAAGCTCAGAAACGAAGGTAAGGCCGTTCTTCTCGTCTCGGCAGACCTCGACGAGGTCGTCCAGCTCAGTGACAGGATGGGAATAATCTACGAGGGCGAGTTCATGGGCATTGTGAAGCCCGAGGAGGTCACCACGGAAGAGATCGGTATGATGATGGGGGGAATACGCTATGAAGAAATCAGGAAGTGA